TTTAATCCGACAGAATCACCATTTCACGTGAACCGCATATCGATTTCCCTCGGTGATGTATTAGTGCTGCACACACCACCCCGTGGATGCTCATCTCATCATCTCCTGTACGAATTCTATACATGACAGATGAGTTCGAGTGAGAGACCGATCAAGGTCAAAAAATCTATATTAGAGCAGACATcaattcaatcaaaatatttagattaTGACATCCAATTTTTTCAATTTGCATGTAGTATTTTCTTGGTAGTTAAATTGTCATCTCAAAGATCTTAGTCACGAAGTCAAGCAAAATCTCAGTCCTACATCTCGAAATGTTCATAGGCTTCCATCAAATAAGAACGGCAGGGCCTTTGTCAAAACATCGGTAGCTATTATTTTaactaagaacaaaaaaaaaagaaaaaagtactTGATTTCATAACCCCATTTAGCCACACTTGAGATTATATCTCATAATTATCTTATTTcacataatatcatttaatatgcaACTAAGCTGAGTGTTGTTATCCTCCTTCGTACTCTCCCGATAGATCGGATTGTACTttggatttatttttcttttgatgttgAGATTTTAAATCGATTATGAATAAGTTGGAATCAAATGGGTCAAAGTTAATATACATTTAAACATGAATATTCTTAACGTCACTTATTTTTGACTTTGCTGTGACACAAATATCTCCGGAAAATCATGTTTCGTAAGTTAATATACATTTGATAAGattatttagtcccacattgattgAAGAGGATGAGTACGAGAATCAATGACTCGTAAGTCCGTTAGATCTCTCTTATCATAATAGGTGATTTTTAGAACTGACATATTCTAAAACTAATAAAAACGAGTATGCCAAAGAAACAATTCCTTACTGATCATACCAATAGGCCGATGATGGTCGCTTACTTTTGACTTTGCTGTGGCACAAATGTCTCCGGGAAACCGTGTTCGGCAAGTCAATTCGTCGGCACATCTTTTTGCCGCGTGCTGTGAGGTTCGTCCGTTCGGCAAAGGCCGAAGAATTTGTCGAATCCTCAACCGGTCATCTAATCTGAAAGCAGATGGTTTGGTAGGAGATCGGACCAATATAAGAAGATGCCGAAGTTATCGAGGCTGCTCTCGTATCGGTCGTCGTCGACGTCGTCACCGCTCAAGCTGTCATGCAAGTGGTTTCCGACCGGAAGCCATTGGCGGGTATATGAGTCACCCATTTCCGCACGTAAGCTATTCGATCTTTTTCCTCTGTGGTGGGATCGAGAAGGACTCGTGGATTTCAATGTTTTCGATTCTGCCCATTTTAGGTATCCATTCATCCATCGATTATATGTTTCTTTTTTGCTTATCGTTGATAATGTGCTTCACCTGCCATCAGACTCGATCACATCCCGAGAATAAAATTGTCATACACAGACAATAAGTAACGACCGACGACGACGATAACATCGAGGGGTTGACATATTCTTTTAGATTCATAGAATCGACGTAAGGAATTCAACCATAGGACTTTTTTTGTGtgaattattttttgaaattaggatTTGAATTTTGCATAAATAACACATGCATCTTAAATTTCTAATGGGGACGCGAGTGAATACTTTAAATACTTGTATATCTCTATAGTAAGTCTAGAgaggatgaaaaaaaatatttttaagatttacaTGTTCTGATTGTGATCGACTGAATGCATTTATATCTCGATTTCATCTAGTGAAGATCTTAGATTTTCTTCATGGATGTCGGTGAGGAGCATCGAACCATATAAATCTTACAACATTGACTCTCTCaattattatttatatgatgTAATGTATATATAAAgggattatattttaattttgtgaTTGAcacaatatattttaattttcatgGACCTATATAGATGAGGATCATCAAATCATATAAATACTCCCTTAGGTTTGTGTTTActattaatctcttttttttttctttgcttttGATATCAAAGTCTTCTCTCCCATTTTTTCATGGTATCTATCATTAGAGAATGTATTCGTAAAGAGATTCATAGTTGAATTTAGATTAagtcaattgatttttttttattttaagttacTTTTAGACATATATGAGAAATATCGAAGcacataaattttatatcaattttttttatttgatatcgATGTTTTCGCTTCCCGACAAACAAACATCAACACAAACTCGAATAAAATCAATCACAATGTGAATAAAGTGGAAAATTAAATATgcaacaaaaggtcagaaatgaGAGAAACATCGAATTTGGCCAAAGTTGCCGAATACCGGTATATGTGTGGGTGTGAGAAATGAGTTGTTTGAGGGTCCACATCAACTGCTCGCTGTCCACCGAAGACTTGCCACCGAATCAGGAATAGCAACACCAACAATTGAAGCAGCCATTATTGCCTACGGAATGAAAGCTGACAGTAGCTCGTCGCACAAAGTCACATCGAGAATAGCCAAAGCCATTAAACACAAAGCTCCTCTGCGAAGACTAATCAGAAGGACAAAGGGCGAGGCATTCAATGCGTGCGGCCCGCCAAAGCCGGTGAATTGGGTCCCACCCATCATCAGATCCCACGAATGAACTATTGAAATGCATCGTTCGTTTCCTATGACTCTCGAGGATGAAATTGCtggaaatttcttctctttttcttttggctAAAATTATactttattaattaaaaaaaaaacttatatttattttatccaaactaataaaattattattattaaataatatacacacacacacatatatatgtatatgtatatatatatatatatatgtatatgtatatatatatatatgtatatatatatatatatgtatatgtatatatatatatatatgtatatgtatgtatatatatatatatatatatatatatatatatatatatatgtatatatatacacacacacgagGTTTTGAGCAAGAAAGGTCCAAACCTGTTCAGGTGAGGCCATTAATAGCTCATCCGAGCGTATGAATTGCCAAAAACAGAGTGTCATTTATTAGACATTGTTGTGTCAGAGTGCTCTCCTCATCACTGATGCCATTCTGCAACGATCTGATTGACAATGCTGGCAGCAAGTAGAAGGTTtggcttcttctccttctccggtCCTTATGGCAGATTACTCTCGCTTGAGCACATATACAACTCACATTTTGAAGTGTGGAATTACGAGCTTCATCTATCACAAATTATGTGTCTTGTATAACTTCACAAAGAAACGATCTAATCACCCCATTTGATGATTTGCAAATCTGAAAAGAGAACGTTTCCACTGGTGATGGCATGTTTAATCCGAAATAAAATCCTTGAGTTCttataaagagaaaaagaacGGGAAGAAAATAGTTCTATTGTTGCAAAGAATCTAACAATATGCTTGATGCACGCCAAGTGCGACATAAAAAATATACAATAGATTCAAGTAAATATGATTGTCGTAAATATATTATGTCCTGGTTGGATCTTTGACAATTCGGAAAAACCAAAACAAAATAAGTATATGTAAATAAAAATGACTTTCTGATGCAACAGCAAATGAAGTAAGAGATTAAAGAACACACTCTATTTTCCTGGAAAGCACTGGGGGAACTTCATGTGTGTTTAATCTTATTAAGAAAAATACAATGCGAATTAATCAAGGCGAGTAGCTTCAAACTGGTGCCGCTATCTACCGTTGACGAAGAAGCTCAAGGGCATGCAGTAAAGTACTGCTGAACCTCTCTGTATCGAGCTTTACACCCTGTTTGAAAAAGTACAGCTCGATCATTCGATCCCACCCATGTTTTTGGTAAGCTTCCTTCTGATCGGAGAGCACTGGATCACCTCTAGAAAACTGCTCTGTCAGGGTGCTCTCTTCTAGACTTATCATATACTGCAAGTAGTGCATCTTCATGCTTATGGTAGCCAGTCCAAAGTCAATCCAACTTATCCCCTCCAACCCACCCAGAGGAATAACTTGGATCACCACTGCATTGGTTGGAAGGAAGACAAGATTAGTTAGCCCGGCGCCGTGAACTCCCAGCATCACATCACATGAGTTAACTATGCGCGCAAATTCAGCCAAGTCATACTTCGCCTCTGCAACAACAGCTTCGAAGCCCATCTCTTCCGCTTTCCGAACTATTTCATCGACATTGGCAAATATTCTCGTCCACTTCCTTGCAATAATTAGGATTCTAGGCTTCTTATCTTGATCTGGTCCCAGTTTAATCGTGGTGTCACGCTCCAATGCAAAAGATTTTCTGACATGCCTTCCAAAATCAACCATCGAGAGACCGTAAGGGGACCTTGAGGGCTCAATGCTCATCTCCTTGTGGAATTTAAGACCCACAATAACACGAGGATAGCAGCGAACTGTATGGTCCTGGTTGAAGTCAATGATCTCATAATTAGTGAGCGGTTTTAGTAGTTTTTGATACTTGTCATTCCATATTGGAAGAATCTCACTTATTAGAAACTGAACTTCCCCGTTGAACTGTTGGGATGTTGTAAAGATAGGGATAAGTATATCAGTGAAGTCATGGAAGAAGTTCCCCATATACCCACCAGTTGAGAAGACTATTGCCGGAACTGTGCTACGTATGGCACATTTAGGAGCACCATGAGGAGACAAAGTTTTCACTGACATTTCAGTGACGCGAGCCATCGCTCTAGCATCTCCTTTCCGAGGATGAGGCTTCAACTGCCATGATTCTTGTATGTTTGTACCATTTGTATTTGAGGAAGTAACAAAGAGGATGGAGGAAGAGTTTCCATGGATCCTAATATCACCCTCCATCTCACAATAATCATTCCTTCTGTCTGAAAAATCACAAAAGGGATTTCTTGGAAGTTTCTCCTTTTGGGGCCTTGTCTCTGCACAAAAAATTATAAGCTTTAAATACAACAAACATGTTTAATTTCAATTCCTAGATCTGGAGTTCATCCACTTCTCTTCCGAGGAAAAAGCtaaatttcaaaaatattaatttagcTTTATGAAATTGTCTCAATAACTGGACAATTTTCAGTGTGTATATTTTCTTTGACATGAAAATTGTGTCTGAACTTTCTATTTATTTTCAGAAACAAAGGTGATAATTCACTTTGTCTTTAGTAAGGATTTGTAAAAGAGAAACACAAGGCTTTATAATTACAAGAAAATCTACATCTTTCGTGCAAATTAAGACTAACGAAAGAAGCATTAATAAaactaacatatatatagcagaatAACATCGAGGATTATCATCTTTCACCAGCAATAGGTTTCCTATAATAATCCAGGAAATAGTGTACATTAATTCTATAATAGTCATCCCAAACTTACATCAGCTTCTATTTATGAAGTCAACAAGCATTCAATTATTTGGACTTGTTGCTACAAGGAGAACAAAAACGTCTAGTGTATTTTTAGTTGCACTTCACAAGTATACACCTTTAATTCCATGTAATGCAGAATTAATGGAATTGATTTTCTAGCCCAAGAAAGAATAATAAAATGTAACTGCCATATCGTTAGGCAAGCAAAAACAGACACAAATGATGTACTTATCTAAAATTGAGGCACCTTTTGTGACCAATTCATTATCTTTAATGCTAAACCTTGACATTTCTTGTATATTTGGTCCTTGTCCCTCTATGAACATTCCATAAGAAGGATTAAGCACTAAGGTAAATCAAATAGAAATGAACTTGATAAAGACATTGAAATAAAAGCAGATAGAAATGGACTTTCTCTAAGAGATCGAAAAGTATATGTATAACAAAGATTGAGAGTGGATTCACAATCTTGAAAGACTTGAGCTAATGGTGGTTGGTGATTGTGAGTATGCACCAAGGAACTAGTTGGTTACCGATGCCCGTCGAGAAGAAATCCTTGAATTTACGATGCGTCAACTTGCTAAAGCAGAATATTTACTTCTTTTCTTGGTGTTCTATCAGGGTGATTGAGTAATCTTCCTGTTTGCCATTAACAATAGACGACAATGCACAAGGAAGCTATCAATGTGAGCTCTTCCTATTTGCCGTATGTTTCTCAAATCTTTTCAGCTACATATCGTCTGCAGATATCAACAAAAAAATCTACCTTGAGATGCTTCCAATTCCAGGAACCTCAAATCCACCTGCATTCTATCAACGCGTCTGTTCTTCTCCATTCCTAGTTTGCATGAGGATCGGACATCATGGATAACAGATGGAATTGATCCTAAAATCAAATTGGGATTCTACCATCGGACTCCAACTTTTTGTAGTGCATTCAGAAAAACATGAAGAATCGGCTTCAGAAATATAAAGAAACCAACAATTGCAGTCCATTGGAAGTTGAAAGTCTAATACGAGTACAGAAGGTATTCATCCTTACATATGTAGCTTGCTTTTCTCTACGTCTACAAGACTATTCTTTCTCCTACCTCTCTCTCAATTATCTTATTTCCAGATAATTTCCCTGTGTAATCTCACCCTTTCTTCATTTCCCTCTTCCCATCTACCACTGCTTTCCTACTGACCTCCCTTTGAGGTGTTCTTGCCCTCTCTGATCCATACTGTCGAATCGATTGTAGGTGTTCACGAATCTCTAAAAGCAAGTGTTTTTTTATGTTGAGTGGCAAGAAAATTCGTGGCCGATTAGAAGAGTTTCTGCAACAATCATCTCAGATTCAAGAAGGCCAGCGAAAATTGGCTTACCCGCTGGATCAGAAGCTGTGATCTTGTGTTCTTCCTTGGGAACAGGAGGAGCCGCTTGATTTGAACGCCAGAAGGTCACTACACAACCAAATAAGATTGGGGGAAAATTAGTAAGACGATGAACTCAGCAGTCCACGGCACGAACATCTACGAGTACAGGATCAGAACAACTCACGGTTGGAGAAGGAAACAACGTAGCTGGTGTACACCACAAGAAGGATCATCGACAGCAGAAAGCATCCTCCAAGCAGCGCCGACCTGAGCCTTTGGGGTTCTCCTCGGCTGGGGCTCTTATGCTTCGCCATCTCCGATGTATCTTCGGGCCACTGCAATTATCTGCAGGAACTTCCCATCTTCTCAAAGAAGGGTTGGGTGAGGGTGGGTGGGGGGCAAACGGCTGACCTGCTCAATAATGGAGCTCAAGCGCTCTTCTGGTGATGCACCACGCATCAGTTGAGAAGAACTTTTCTGATGACGTTATTCCTGTGTTGACGAAATATTTCTAGGAAAAGGATTTGGTGGGCGAGAGTGACATTGTTCTTTAGATTTCGGGAAACGTGTTTGGACTTTTCCTCCAGAGTTGACTAAACTGCATGCTAGAAAATGGTTGATGGTTACCAGTCGTCATCTCCGTCCATCAAGACCTCGCACGTATCTCGACGAAAGCCAGCGGCAGAGCGGACGGCGACAAAGTTGCGCAGGCCAGGACGCGGTGTCGGTGGGGAGTGACAGTAATTTAGACGATTACGTGATCGAGGTGACAAGTCACGATCAATTATTGTACAGCGTTACATTAATGCTGCTGCGGAGACCATCACAATGTGTAGGTATACCAATAAGTATCCCAAGCGCTTACGAGATTCGTACTGGGGTCCAGCGGGAAGTGGTCTGGGCCCCATCAAATGTCTTGACTGGGCAAGTCACTCGTGAGATTTGCCGATGCGAATTAGTTCACCCACCATCTCAATCGCAGTGTATGCCTTATTTGCATTGATTGATTGGGCAGGGGTTGTTGGTCTCATCCATGGACCAAATAGGCCCAAATGTAGTCTTTGTTGCCGGATCGTAGTTGGGCTTCGATGGGCGAGACAGGCTTCTGCAGAGGCTTCGTGGAGCCCAACATAATCCCTTCTTCTGCCccttatattttcattataatgGATTTGtggtaaaaataaaattttaattagatattaaaaaatagaatttttaataaagataactaatatcttcgatatatatatatatatatattaaagttttataataataataataataataactacttCATTAAACTATTGCCGGCTATGACGACGACTAAGAATATACCAAAGTCCTTAATTCCAAGATAATTATATAAATGATacaaaacaaaaatataataaggcTCTGGCCAAGTCAACTACTGGCTTCCGGTAGAAGAATCACATGAGGCCGGTTTCCATGCCCCTTTGCTTGAAGAGAGAACACAATTAGATAACCAAACATCACAGATCACTGATACAGGTTAAACACAAGTTGTAATAGATCAAGTAGGCCCATTTTTAATCATAATAACTAAGTAATTGTTGGTATTTAATTGTTGTGAGGAGACAAAAGTAGGGATCTACCAACAGTGAAGACAAAGAGATTGGATGTTACCATCTACCTTACATTTTGTTtctgtatgcatgcatgcatgcatgcacactGAAAGATCTCATCACATGAGGACTCTACAGGACTTCAAAGCCTGAGAATGGAATTTATATACATACACTCGCATCCATTCATATAAATCTCAACAAAAATACGTACAGGAAACACCACTTTGCATAGGCTCATTCCTCTTCCTTGGCCCACCAGCAGAAGGCGTCGTCCCCGGCGGCGCAGAGACTTCCACAGCTTACAGTATTGGAGAGTTTTCAATGTAATAGGTAAGCCATTAACATCTCAGTGACTTGCACTTCTTGGCTGTTTTCTCTAATTTATTGTAGTTCACATCAATCGTAGTATTTGTTGAATTCATCCGGTAGCATCTCTTTGTCTAAATTAGTTGCTTGACAAGCAATACGCTCGTCTTCTTCGACGTCCACTCTCTGAGAGACTCCAGGCTGTTCTCTATTTTTCTGCTTGAAATTTATATACACGCATTATTTGATGCATACATAGGAACAGATACTTCTGCATGTGCATCAGCTTTGGTTTGAAGGGTACTATACCTCCTCTGATACAAGTATAATGTTGTGATAGCGTGGAACAATGAACTCATAAGATGAGAGCTGGGGAATATGTGTGTCCAGCTTTGCCCTTGAGGAACAGTATGCAGAATTGGGAGGACCACATAGGAAGGGATATATAAACTATGGTTCAAAGTCGTGTAGCATGCCAACACTGAGCTATATAAAGCAGATAGAGGCAACTTCCAGTTCCATAGCAGGCTTTTCGAGAGAAGAAGATAGAGATGAGGCGATCCGAGAGCTTTAGCCATCTGAAACCATGGAAGCTCAGCCAGGCTGCCCTCTTCGGATGCCTTCTGATCATGACAGTGATCCTtgtttgtctcatcaaatctggtTCTAACACCATCGTTACATGTAAGTCCATGTACTATGTATCagatgctgcttcttcttcttcttcttcttcttcttcttcttcttcatatatGCTGCTGTTTAATTACACCACCCAGTTTCAATTCGCAGTGAATTTGCAGCTATCCAGCTATTCGAATATGGCTTTGCCCATGGAGGAGGAACTGAAGACTGGAGGACAAGGTCAGCCATCATTTTTCTCTTCATGATCTCTGAACTTGGATCTGATGTTAATCTAAGaggacatatataaatatataaataactaaataaataaatatatctatatatgttgaTCCAAATTATAGCTTTTGATTCTTCTTGGGAGTACATAAGGAGATATGGATGCGGTTAGCATTTCCAGTGGTCGGAACAGTTCTAAAAAATCTAAGTTGCACCTCGATGGAAATCCATTTGATTTTTTATATGCATCGTCGAGCAGTCTAGTTGAAAGCGAAAAAGCTGGTAGAAGCATCTTGCGCATGTTTCATGGTTCTGAGTGCAGAGAATAAAAGACATCACCTTGGTGATCCATTAGGATGAACTCTTCATTGTACgtagaacagagagagagagagagagagagagagagagagagagagagagagagagagagagagagagcaatattTGAGGTTATACATTCCACGATCTTAAAGCTAGTTGAGCCCTCGCTGTGTTTTGAATGCGATAGTTAAGTTGTCACCATTAGATTTGGTGGTACGTCATTTGGTGCATGGTCGAAATGTAAAGATGAGAAATGGTCCATCTGCCAGCCATTCAACTCCTTGGGATGGCGTCTTAACTTCACTTAGATCCCACAAAAAATATGTATATAACAGCAGACATGCCTTCTACAAGTTTGCTAGCTAGAGATTCCTCTTCTGCTGACTATCTTTGTCATTGCTACAAACCCTAGCTATATATCTGCCCTACAAATGCCTCGGTGTGTGATTGGTTCAGGTTTTTCTTTGAAGCACAATGAAGAGGATTTGAATATCTTCCTGTTATCAAGTCAACGTCTTTCTTGAGCTTTTGGCGATAACCTAAGAATTATTACATTACTAAGATATATTATAGTCACTATCACGTGACATTCTGAGCTATTATAACCATGACAAATTTCTTATTCATTGATGTATATGTCGAAGCGACAGTATCACAAGGCAatgctatatatatacatatatgaatataaCACACACCACACACAAACAAGAGATAAGAAGGTGGTCTCTTTCATGAAGGAATCAAGAGATTGCTACAACCCAGCTGTACTGTACATGTTCCTTtcagaaaaggaaacaaaagccgtCTAATAATACATATCACTTTACACGCCAACTCTTGCATTAGCAAGCAAGCGTTCTAAATATGTATGAACTGTAGGAAACTCTTCTTCTTAGCTGTGTTATCTAAAGATGCACGCAAAGATAACCCATGTACTCACTAGTCTCGTCAGCTTAGCGTTCTAATTAATAGTCTACACATGCTTTGCTTGGGATTAAAGGTGCAACTCGCGGGGTGTTCGACAGAATTCCTCTCATCTAGTTTGCAGTAAGGCCATGCCAATCCGTGACCTATCCTTTACGCACTAATGGCACATGGATTTCGAAGCATGATGACTCCATGCTACCTTTATTAGTTGATTAAGAGATGAAGGTTTGAACAATTGGAACTGCTCGCAGAAGTTGACCTGTTTGGTGGCTTTTGAATTGGAAACATGCCTAATGATTGAAGATGAAGATAAAGTTTGGCTGGAGTTGCGACTCGGATCAGGTCATCTTAATTTCCATCTGCTGGAGTTGCACAACAAGCAGGTGCAGATTTGGGGCAGAGAGTTAGAGTAGGAAAGGGATTGGGATTATTCTGGAAATCTGCCAGTTCTATTTGTACATGTATTAATAGAGGCTGTTGTTAGTTATCTATGGAGTTTACTCTAAGATGCACTTGATACAGGTGGATTACCAAGTACACCTCCTTCATTTGAGGAAGCACAGCTAAGCAATGAGTCACTTCAAGGAGGTGAGTGCTATTTGTCTTCATCGAGTGAAGGTGAATCTCCAGCTTAGAGTAATTAGACTTGAACGGCAGGTAAAGAAGCAGCAATACTTCCACATGCACTGAAGGAAAAGCAAGATGAGAAAGAAGCACATGCAGGTAAAGCAACAATTCATTACACCGAAATAGGTCATCGACCAATCGGCAAGTTGGTTGATTCTGTCTATGGTGCATTAGATGCAGATGCAGCAACAAGCTTAACCTCGACAACAATGGAAGATAAGGAGTTGGATGAACCGGCTACAGGTGGTGGGTGCAAACATTTCACTTCGTCTTCAGGAGTTAAAACATATCTACGGTGGTAAAGAATAAGCCTGTAAAGTTATTTCTGCAGGCAATCAAACAGTGGCACTGCAACTTCAGCATGAAGACAAGCATGGTGGTGGTGACTCAAATAAAGGTTAGTGTAATCCCTTTGCTGTAAATTGAGCATAATTTATACACATCTGTATCATGTTATGTCAGTAAAACCTATACTAACGTCTACACAGATTGGACAGTGATAAAATTGCCTCCTGTTCCGAAGGAAAAGCAGAGAGAAGAAGAGACAACAGCTGGTTTGTGCTCTGTGATGGCTGGCAATATTAAGAGAATCACCGATATAAAATCGTCTGTTGTGTGATGCTGCTAATATTAATTTAAACTATCAATCATGACTCTTGAGTGTTTCTTGTTGGTAAATCTTCTGATCAAGGAGTGGCATCACGGTTTCCTCTGTTCTAATGCAGAGAGATTGATCAAGGAGAGCAGAGTGGTGTGTGATTTCACGGCACCAAGATCAGATATCTGCTCGATGGATGGCGATGTTAGAGTTCTTGGCAGATCATCCATCATCATGTTGGCTTCGCCACCTACGGATCGATCTCCGACAGAGAACACGACATGGAAGATCAGACCGTATCCGAGGAAGTGGGAATCGACCATGGAACTTATCAAGGAGCTCACCGTGACAGTAGCAGCTGAGCCTGAGAAGGCCCCTCGCTGCATGATAAACCACGGCGTCCCCGCCGTGTTCTTCTCCACTGGTGGGTTCGTCGGCAACTACTTCCACGACTTCACCGATGTGATCATCCCCCTCTTCATGATGGCTCGCCGATTCAACGGAGAGGTTCAGCTCGTCGTCACCGACTTCAACTACCAGTTCATGGCTAAGTATCAGCAGATCCTGAGGCACCTCTCCCACTACCCGGCCATCAACTTGGACGCAGACGATCGAGTTCATTGCTTCCCCCATGCACACGTGGGTCTACACAGCCACAGAGCGCTGGGCATCGATGCCTCGAAATCTCCAAACGGGATCTCCATGAGCGACTTCAGAGACTTCCTGAGGAAGTCCTTCTCGCTCAAGAGAAAGTACAGCGAGG
This Musa acuminata AAA Group cultivar baxijiao chromosome BXJ1-2, Cavendish_Baxijiao_AAA, whole genome shotgun sequence DNA region includes the following protein-coding sequences:
- the LOC135606791 gene encoding alpha-1,3-arabinosyltransferase XAT2-like, which encodes MAKHKSPSRGEPQRLRSALLGGCFLLSMILLVVYTSYVVSFSNLTFWRSNQAAPPVPKEEHKITASDPAETRPQKEKLPRNPFCDFSDRRNDYCEMEGDIRIHGNSSSILFVTSSNTNGTNIQESWQLKPHPRKGDARAMARVTEMSVKTLSPHGAPKCAIRSTVPAIVFSTGGYMGNFFHDFTDILIPIFTTSQQFNGEVQFLISEILPIWNDKYQKLLKPLTNYEIIDFNQDHTVRCYPRVIVGLKFHKEMSIEPSRSPYGLSMVDFGRHVRKSFALERDTTIKLGPDQDKKPRILIIARKWTRIFANVDEIVRKAEEMGFEAVVAEAKYDLAEFARIVNSCDVMLGVHGAGLTNLVFLPTNAVVIQVIPLGGLEGISWIDFGLATISMKMHYLQYMISLEESTLTEQFSRGDPVLSDQKEAYQKHGWDRMIELYFFKQGVKLDTERFSSTLLHALELLRQR